The DNA segment GTTTTCTTTTGTACTAAacaccaaaatattcagaaggtaCGAACAAGCGCAGAATTACATTTGCCTTTGATTTCCAACATAATTTTTAACAAGTACTTTCCATACATAATCCCAAAAGTCTAGATGTAACCAGCTGTATCATCTGTCCTTCCATCACACACTCCTCTGCAGCAATCACTGCAAAgggtcattttttttcattatactGTTCCTCATTAAAGGGGAAGAACGGCAGACGCCTTCCCCCTCGTGGTACAGACAGGGGCTAACAGTTTACCTACCAAAGTAAAAACAATTTCTTGGAAAGAACTGCACAACTAATAGCACTTTAGACCACCTTTTATTTCCAATCTGAGCTGTGAATTGAAAGAATGAGAGAAATCATGGAAAAAGACCAGTAATAACAGCACAGCTTTCTAAGGAATGCAATTAAGTGTCAGAAGACTCCTAAGCCCCTAACACTGGCACACATAAGCTCTTGTAAGTATGAATGGTGACACGAAGGGGACTGTCACTCTGGAATTGTCTTAAGGACAGGTTTTCTACAGTAACAAAAACTCTTTTTCATTCAATCAGCTAAAGGAACGCTGCATGTCAGCATACTGCATACTGGCGTTTGAATGTAGCTTCCCCTATTTTTACGGTCTACCCTTTCCTCCATTTATCTGTGACTGAAGTATAACAAGCTGCAACTCCTGCACATTCCTGTCTTAAATGGCAATTTACTTTCATCCAAAAATCTTTTGGTTTGattaaatttacattaaaattagACCTTGCAAGAAGTATTATATGTCTCTACAGCCAGAGAGCTGCTGCATGACTGAGCTTCGTTATTAAAGCTGAAGATGTCCTCACTTCTGAGGATACCACCATAACATGTATGTTAGCACAAATTACACCAACGTAAAAGttcatattatttttaactgatgAGCCCCTATTACTCAAAACATCCCATAAGTATCAGTCCTCAGTGCTTGTGGAGACATTAGCACACTCCATATCAGAGTTTAAGAATGCCAGGATGCACTGCagagcatattaaaaaaacatgctaATAAAATCTGTGAATATAATACTCAGGTATGATTTAGctattttttttgcaagacaAACCACTGCAATAAACCACATCAGAGTACAAACATCACAAGACAACACATCTACagatatttttaccttttaaaaaaataatgggctttatatcttcttttcttctggcttGTAATTAGTACCTAAAACACTTAACTAGAAGCACAGAATTGAACTGCTAGGTTCAACGTGTTTTATTTGTCACATATTACTTCTTGTTTTTCCAATATACAGTGGACTACATTCATGTCAGCTACAGAGGACCAGTCCTCAAGTTTATATTCAGCTGGTACTTCTAACTTAATGTTTTGATTGCAAAGGTAACACAAACAACACAAAGCTAAATTAAACCTGTGGATATCAGCTGATTATCTTCAGAAGTGAATTTCTTAGATCAGGCCAGTAATAACATGACATACTCACGACACGCTCACGACATACTCACTTCAGCCTTGGACAGTTTAGACCAAGTGCTGTCAGAGAAGCATCTGTAAGGTTGCTACAGCCTGAAACACAGAGTGACTGAAGTCTATGGCATCCTCTGCAGATTTTTACAATGCCTTCATCTGAAATTTGCTGCAACACAGAAGAAGGTTAAAGTTACTCCATTATCAAGTAATCAGCTAAGAACAAAAATCAAGTCATATTACTGAATTGTTAGTGTACTGTACATACCCATGGCAACCTGTGGATTTTTAACCAAAAAATACCATCATGAAACCATCTTCACTGATAAAGACAATCAACACACACAATTCCTACTTAGCTATGTCTTTTTCCACAGATCTCTAGTACTGCTCAAAGGCAGTCTGAAGCACAGAGGGAGAGTTGTTTGTTGTTGTCTTCCTCtttcactttgcttttgctttataattttctttttttttttttttttattgtagttGTCATTGTGTGAAATAGCTCGCTGCTTCTATGTTTGTAGAGTTCAGGTCTTTCATTCCAGTGACTGTGTAAGTTCAGGAACAGTGCAAAAGAGACCTCAAAGCTCAACAGCAGGAGAGCTAACTACCTATTTTGCACTGGAGCACTAGGACCCAAGGGTAAAAATCCTTCACCTTCGGATAGTTTTCAAAGCAAGAATTACAGGTAAACAATTACATATAACCCATTCTTTACAGAAGATAAATGTAAAAGCCAGGTTTGCCCTGCCCTATGCAGTTGTCTTTAACTGAAAGATTTAACTGAAAAGAGGgtttttcatttctcaaaatTGCTTTGTACTAGATATTCTGAAAAAAGTAACTCTAAATTTGGAGTatgaataaaaaagttttctctGAAACAGGAACTATAAGAAATAGCCCCAATGCAGCTGCACACAAAATAGCAACAGGAACTAGGTTattggtgtgtgtgtgcaaatattattttgtttacATGTTTTCTATTCTGGAAAAAGTATTCACTCCTCCTCCCACTCTTAACTccaagaatttaatttttctgctgaatgACTAATTCTTCATGGTGAAAcaggttattttatttcctggcCTAACATTACCCTTCCAATAACAAAGACCTCTACTGTATTTTGAATGGAAAATACACATTCCTTTTATAAGTCACTCATCTAGGTACACTAATACTACTATAGCATATTTCTGAGGCTATTACCACAAGCATTACCTTTCATAGATGAAAACAGGATGAGAAatagcagcagctcagcacaaAGGGAGATCACCTTATGCTCCCTCCCCCAACCCAGCACTTTTTAATAGCAGTTTATATTTGCACAATTTGTTCtgtcaaataaaaattattctagaCAGAAAACTAGAAGTCTTGTCTTCTTTTTGTGGATCCGGAAGGATTTGCATAATCTACAGACAAGaagataagctttttttttttttttttttagattaaaagtCCCACAGCAGTCAGGTATTTCTGGATTTGACTCTCCAAAACATGTTTTCTGgaattgttttgtttcctttgagaGATACTCATGACACTATTATTGTGAAAAGGAACTATTTGGGAGGTGAGGACTATGTAAATTTTATGCTGCCGTTGGAGATGGACAAAACCCTCAAGTTATATATGAGAATTTTCCATTCTGAAACTGCTTGTGATTTCAATGCTTACATCCctctcaggaaagaaaagtgcTCAAAAAATGCTTGCAAGTCCCCAGTTTCTAAAATCTTTCTCTAAAGATGGTACCTTTCAGATGTGCAGTTTCCAGAGTTAATATCAGTTCATTCCACAGCTGCTGGAGCTGACCTGGCATTTTACAGGGTACACAGAAGAGAGCCACTAGAATCAAAGTGTGGATCATATAAAGCACAAGGAGACCTGCTGTGTAAAAATCAGTGCTAGCTCTTTGATCATAAAGAGCCTGGCTGTTTCTGGAAGCATGCTTCTAATCTACAGCAAGCAGGACAAGTCCagtgaaataaaactttaaagcaCACGTAACTAGGTAGGACACACAGACTATCAACTCAAaaaattcaaagggaaaaatactttcactcatgagggtttttttgttggtacTTCATATCTACATTACAACAAACATACTGGCCAAAGGAAAATTCTGGTATACTCCTATGCCAATGCCCCTTTTAAGCGGGAGAGATCATAACTGATTATCATCAGACCTCTTGAGAGCCTTCCatgaaaataatcagaaaaggCTGGCCTCGATGTATCTCATTAGTCTCaggtaaaataaaacagaacaacaaCTTTGGAGAAGGAGGACAGCAAAAGGAAGAGTGAAAGGGGAGGAAATTACATACTGACTTTATTTATGCAAGTGTGGTTCTGCCTAAAACAAGGAATGTCCTTTCATTCCCATTATCTTTAGGTGCCCAGCTTCAGTAGGCACCTAAATTCAGattgaaaaatctgaaaattctCTCTTTCACTAAACATCTGGCTCATGGATGCTCAAGCTTTGTATTCCTATTGTTCTtaatttctgcaattttttaatataacttttAATAACCCTTAATGCTCCAAAATGTTCAACACTTTAAAGAAACCTATTAGGTCCAAAAACTTTCATCAAATCTTAATAAAAAATGGTCCCATGCCACATTCATTCAGGAATGACGTGTAAGACAGATTTGAAAGTTTTAGCCCAAGCAGACTTTATACCTTCTAGCAATAAAACCTtagaaaaattttcaaaagcaaaagaaaagaatctaGCTTCATTATTCAAATTTGCATgactgaaacactgaaattctaatttattttctaaggcTTATTTACAGACAAAGAATGACTTACATACATTAAAGACATCTTTCGTGTTCCTAAAAAGTCACatcagaaacaacaaaaaagccaatataaaatacagcaaatctAATTTTTGTGTACTCTCTAAGCAGAATTAAAAGTACATGAATGATTCCCAGTCATTTAATTACAAATGCATGTGTTCCTCCATTACTATTTAAAAAGCATGCCCTTCTCCTGCTATCTAGATGGTTCTGAGTCATCTTCAGTTATGATGCCATCATATTTTACTGTCAATTATGTAGCCCAGAATATGGCTTCTGCTCAATTAGAAACCTTAAAATTATGAATAGACTAAAATGTTTGACCTTAACAGATGGGAGAACAAGAACTACATCTGTAAAACTGCATGGTTTAGCGCATACACAGTTCATAAGATTTGAATGAATGCAGCTAATTCTTACGCTAGAGCTTACTACAGTTAAAAAGTgtaatgaggggaaaaaaaatgacccaACACTCCAAATCCACACTCAGCTGTAGAAACAGCCAGCTCATTTAAGACCTCTATTCCACAAAATTCTGTAGAGATGTACTATTTAAGTGTGTAGCAGATAAATTCATTAGCATTCAAAAATGGCTTATGATTCTTAGAGAATATATCTTTTTGAAGCTTCAAATACTTACTGTACAGGATTGTAAATTCAGGATTACAAGTTCATGACAGTGATTTTGAATGTGTTTCAGTGCTTCATCTTCTAACTGTATTTAGCAATTAAACCGGAcataggaaaagaaacaagaaattaaaagcacagcaaagcagCCCAAAGAATGTATACGTCTTGTACTATTGAACAAAAGACtataacaaattttttttttttttaattcatggaGATTtcaaaaacccaaaataaaattttattcctAAAGGATCACCCAAGCAGTTATGTACCTGTGTGCAACCTCTAAGAAATAGAGCTTTTAGTCCACTACACCCTTTCACCAGTGCTTCAATACCATCCTTCGTAATCTGATCACACCAGGAAAGATTCAAATGTTCCAGATTTCTGCAACCCTCACtgggagaattaaaaaaatacataaagttAAATCCAGCCTTCAAATAGTCATAACAGTGGGAAACCCAAATTAAACACACTGTTAGAAATTAATGATAGCCAGTGGACTGTGCCAGGCCTCCACAGAAAAGTCATGAGAAAAGACCACACACAAACATCAGTCTACACCCAAGAAGTCCTAGATACAGGATAAAGCCAGCTCTGATACACAGTATTAAGgttcagctttgattttttttcactttattaaatGTTGAACAGctctttaaatgcttttctttaacaCAAAACACTGAATCTTCTTACCTTAAGCCTTTCAAAGAGCTGTTCGTGATGGCTACGCAAGATGTCAGATCCAGATGTTTCAGCTTGGAACAGAATCTGCTAAGACTGTAACACGTGCTGCAAAACAGCAGACACACTAAAAATACCTTCAGctacttctttttccaaattttcccatcaaacaaaaaacccctttgaCTTACCTGTCAGTGATTTTTGTGCACCCATTTAGATTTAAGTGTTCGATGTTTCTACAGTTCTGTGCAAAGGTCCtagaacagcaacaaaaagctgGAGAATTAATATGTCACAAGTTGCAGTACAGTCACTAGAGTGCGCTCTGTCCCCTAGggccttccaacctcagtcaAAAAGCTTAATCTTCAAGCCACACAGTGTTGTTACAAAGTACACTTCAAATACATCTGTCTCAGtggctgctttttccttttgctattaCAAGTTTCTCTCTTCAGCAACTCCTGAAACCACGTGTTGCTTCTCTCTCCAATACCACTTGAGCAAGGTGTTTATTTCTGTCGTATACAAGCCAGAACTGACTTGCTTCAAATGCCTTAACTAAAAACATTAAGGACATAAACAGAAGGGTTTAAATATCACATCAAGTTAAATATTAAGCTGCGGGGAAGAGTTTTTGCACATGTCATCACTGAAGCCTTTGTAGGTCTTAAGGAGCTTGCTCCCACATCAAATGAAAAGCAACGTACCTTGCGCATTACAGAAGTAGGACCTAAGCCTATCGGACTACCAATGGAAAGCCCTGTGGGTTGCGAATTAGttatttatgattttaaaaattgaaatgcaTCTACATGCACTACTGGGTATGAACTCTAAGGATGATTGGAGCTATTATACTGCTAAAAGCCTGTATGTATCATTATACTAATTACCCAGAAGAAATACACAAACTTTCttttcatctctgcagagtAATATTTACAGCTGCATTGCATTTCAGAACAGTTTTTATGCCCATGTTTCCTCCAACTGTATGGATTTTATTGGCAGGGGTGGAGGAAACACACAAAAACAGTTTTGTCTGGAGGCTTGCCGTGGTTAACAGATCCGACTAAACACTCAGCTGGTAACAACTTCCTGGCTCTCCACTGTGGAttgaaaacaatggaaaaaaacccagcaagcaGTTATACTGGTGAGAGTTTCCACTTGAATTCTCAAAACAGCTATTCCAAAATTCATGTACTGGAGGGAGATTTACAATTGAGACGCTCTTCAAATCACTTGGAAAGATGCTACACTCTGGAGGAACAGCAGCAAACTTTGCCTCTGAGATTGAAGCATGGGGCACGTCTCAGGAGAGCTGCCACAAACGTTCGGTACTTCCACAGCCAATACCTACTTGGATAATtggctggttttaaacaaaagttGATGTCACCCACAAAACTAACGGATCTGGAAACAACTCAACACAAAAAGCCTGATAGGAAAAGTCATTTTCAGAACAAGTATCTGAAAATTAATGCCACCTTTCTTATGCTAATGTTTTGAAAGTCTTAAAGCTCATGCATTTATCATTCATTTTCAATTTCAATATAACCTGCTTATATTTCAGAGGTGAATCATCTTCCTTCCTAAACTGTCTTAGACACCACCATCTGCACCAGTTAGTTGTTATGGATGCACCAGTAACACTCTGGTAGCCAGTCTCAGGTAAGCCTGTCCTATTACCTGCCAGCATAACTAGCTGTATCATCCCTACAATGTACACATGCTACACAGTGAACTGCTGTATATTTATTCTTAAGTATCTGTTTACTAAAtacatcattattttaaaatatcccaTCTCCAGCCCTCCGCCACTTCTCAAACATTACTAATACCTGAACCCACCTACAATTTTTGGTCCTATTCACAACCCTCACTGCAGTCCCCTAGCCTTAGCATCCTGAAAAGCACAGCTGGGAGCCTAAACCAAACGTGAGAATGGAGTTAATGCGGGGGGGCTAGAGGGAGTGGAACAACTGTTACCTACTTCACAACTCCTTCTTCCTACACCCTTCTCATCGCCTTTCCCACTACCTTCTCCCCACAGTAGTTGCTGCCTCTGTCGGAGCCtgccttccccctctcccccactCCTGCTATTGCCTTCCCTACTGAGGACATGGGGACCATCTGTGTGAATACTCTGGGAACTTGGAGGAGCATTTGCAGCAAGCTAACTCTGGTTGGGGCTACCTCTTTTTTGACAGCAATTGCCAGTAATATGGGAGATGGTAATGATACACACTTTCCCCTGAGGAGGCAAGACTGCCTGAAGGTAGAGACACACCACGGAGCAGTTTGGGAATGGGCCTAGAGGAAAGGAAAGCTCTGGGGAAATATTCGGGTCTGAAGCTAGGATGCCTGTTTGGGTTACTAAAGCAATCCATTGCTTAACTGGTTGCTGGATGAATCTACTCTAGAGACAAAAGTCAGTGCATTAGACCTACttaaaaatttaagaaagaGCTAAAGGTCACAAGACACTAACTTAATGCCCAGTGCTTAACAAAATCTTTGTGCTTGTATTTTCCTCCTAAGAATGGCCACACTACATCAGGCTGAACACCATTCAGCCCAGCCTCCTGTGATAGCAGAGGAAAGCATAACTACAAAAAGCCATACCCTGAGGCTTTCTCCAAATATTCTTTGAGCCCTGACGTACTTGTGGCTTAGGGACCCCCTTCAGCTGGAGGTAGGATCTTTGGGTTTAAATACTCAGAGAAATATCCACAGAAGGGTCTGGCTAAACAGTCTGCATGTAGAAAAAGCTTATATGGATTCAAATGGTCTTCTGGGAACAAACTGCAAGTTCAATTTATATACTGTGTAAAGAAGGGCCACTGTCTCTAAAGTCTCCCAAGATGTTCCTGTTGCCTGCCTGTTCTTATGTTAGAGCAAGAAGAGAATCCCAGGCCTTTCCCGATTTTGTAGGCACTCAATCGTACCAGTCTTTATTCTTCGTCACATTGCTACGGTCACCTCTTGTCCAGACAACAAGATAAACTATAAACTGACTGACTACTAATCTTGATGAAACTAATATTGTAGGACACCAGAGTACAggtctgaaaacattttaactgCTTGAAACCTGAGAGATATCTACATAATactagtgaaagaaaaagacacatttctgaaaagcacAGTTCTCAGTTCATTTCCAGAAAATAACAGTAGCTATACTTGATCTCAAACTGACATCTCATTTAGTCATTATTAAGGTACTTAATACTTACTTAAGTATCCCATTTGGTCATTAGTCAGTACTTAGAAATCCAAACAAATGTAATAATAATTGCTTTTGGTCTGGACATTAGGAAATAAGTGATGTCTCAATCTAGGACTTTACTTACTTTAAAGAGGAGTCTCCAACACCAAGACATCCTCTCAGACTAAGTTGTCTCAGGAACCCACCACACCTTTTCGATATATTTTCCACAACACGACCCTTAAACcaaataaaaggaagattttgTTGAGTTTTATTCTGACATAACATTCTAACCAAATTAAAAATGCCGGGAGTGAAGACCAGCCCCAGCTATACCCCACCAGAACTACAcctcttttaatttcttttgctacTTTACGAAAAAAGTTCTGTTGAGAATCTCCACTCGCATTGAAGTGCTATTCAATTCAATCtttagttctttctttttttttttttttttttaattatcacaCATGGCTCAATTTTTTGTCTTAGCAAAACCTACTCATTAAGACTGCTAAAATGATCTGCAAGTTTTGTCAGATGTGTAAGGAACTGAAGAACTGCCCCAGAGACGCAATGGGAGGCATGCCCATTCCTCAAGGATCACTGTTACTGCTACAGCATGTAAGTTTAAATTGTCCATGAAGACATACATCACTGAACTGCAGCCCCCGATGAGTCCCGTTTTACAGTCCCTGCTATAGGGATGATTACCTCTGCAATGGAAAGAAGGTGCTGAACACCTTGGTGGGAGCGGCCACTTCAGTTGCCTCCAGAAGATTTGCCAGAGCCCACCTGCCAGTCTTCAGTGTCATGTATATTTGAGTGTCTGTGCTTAACACTTGGGGATGCCAAAGAACTTCTCACATTGTGAAGCTTACACACTTTATGCACTGTTACTTGTCAAAAGCTGAAGCACAGCTTACCAAAAAACCTGCCTATTTGACCCCACATCACTACAAAATGCGTTTTATTTACATCCTGAAAGTGCATTTTGCTATACACTAGGAGTAAGCAGGATGGCACAGTACTTCTAATATTCAATCTGAAAGTACTATTATGCAAAAATGTTATTAAACTACAataaaaatacaccttttttttgGTAGGAAAAACAAGATAAGATAGCAAAAAGCAGGAGGCCACTGCAAAAACTGACTAGACATCACATTGTATCTAATTTTAGGGAGGTAAAAGAAATCAACACTGATCATTTAACAAACAGGACTAATACTTAACAgcaccttttattttcttctctcttttttttttttaagcaggaatACTTACAGAATTAGAGAtcagcagatttttttgtttgttttcctctctatACAGGACAGTAACAATTTTACTGAAACAGTAAAATGTTTCTTATATTTTGTTGTCCACCTCTAATACCAAAGTCCTGGCTAGCActatgtgaaaatattttcttatcaGAGCTTGTTTCTTAGCCTATAAGTAACATTGTTTATCTTATCTCTCAGAAGAATTtacaccaaaacaaacaaactggaATTCATTATACAaacaaaattatgtatttttaaagctttagtCAGAATTTTTTCTCAACAGAGGCCAAATACCTTTACTGTAAGGCTAAAGTCGTCAATGAGTAACATGTAATGCAAGTTCAATCTACATTgcagaaaaaagccaaaccctagtgcattattaaaaaaaaatagaaaaaagttcTCTACCTCATGAGGTCTTAAATATGGAAAATTTCACAAAAcctaatttttcattatttgatcGTCTCAGATCAAGTACTGCTTGATGCTATGTGAAACATCACCAAACAGTACAACATCCAACTGAGCAAAAAATTGCCAAATACAATTAGAAGCTTTTACCTGTCCTAAATCTATAGGcaaaaaaatattactaaaatagttgaagaaaaaacagagttcTTAGACACTGAATATGAAAGTTTATCTTGTTCAAAACTACCTTATGTAATAATTGCCGGTTTAACATACTCTTATGAATAAATTTAAGGGGTTTATATTACAAATGTACTTAAATATAATATACTGAAGTAACTGAATTGCTCCAAACCACAATAGCTTCTTATAGCAAAAGAGGATCATAACTTAATTTCATTCCTTCTCCTGAATCCTATGCTACAAACATAGCGTCTCAAAGAGCAACACCACTAGGTACAATGTAAGACAAACATATCGAAAACATAAAAATCCAATACTGTTTCTAAACAGCAGAAAGGTTTCAGTCACAAAAAAGGCCTACCAACAAAAAGACCACAGACCTGTAgggttttctttattatttcttagCTTGTgtttctcatttgctttttttaaaggcaactGAAAAGATGACATCATAGCTCCAAGTCTTCTTAGACACATTTAGAGAGAGGCAGatgccaaaaaaaaccaaaaaccaaaaacatcaAACCCAAAAAACTTTCTCCTACCTCTGTAAGATCCTCATGTTTAACATCAGTTTAGCAGAGGAGTTGgcagtaaaattttaaaagagcagtgaaaaaaatatagcCTATATATTACTGTAAAGCTTTAGGAACAGTTTGAAACACGGTGAGCAAAATACACCAAATGAAACCCATCTGGATTTTATTCATGCAACTaagaagctaaaaaaaatccagaagcaAATTCATTATTGTATTCTAAATTTAAGTTGTATCATCAAACAACAAACAATAAATCAGTTCAGATTCAATTAAGGAATTGTATTTCCACAtggatttttgtcttcattttcatgtcatattttattttgttatgcaCATCTATGATAGCATTaatgcagacatgtttttcttaCCAAAGACACGACCGCCCTAATCCTTTCATTATATGCTGAAAAGGACTTTCATGCACATGCACCCTCATTTCAGGCAAGGTTCAAACCTTATAAAACAAATGTTCAGAAAATGGTAATCAGATACACACCAAATCAAACCTAGGCAAGTCAGCGGTAAGAAAAGTTGTTCAGCATTTTATTGTTTCAATCTCCAAGTCCTACAGCCAAGTGTCCAGAGAGCTTTCTGCACTAGATGGCACCCTCACAGAGAGTCTGGGGACCAGCAATGAAATTATCCTCTTGATCATGAAAGTGATTCCGAGGCACCATTTATACCTTTACTTTCTGGAAATAAGCAGCTTTGAACTTCTAGATCCCTGTATATATATGATATATGCAAATTATCCGAGACATAGCTGGCaaccaaaactgaaatattcatCCGGTGTAAGAAAGGCAAATACAGAGTTCTTTTATGTTTGTTCCTTCTCCGTATTATCATCTTGAACTTTAGTCTTTAAAACGTGTGAACGCAAGCACAGTCTATGGGATACTCAAAATGGGCTATGCTCTTAAACATCACCataggaatgaaaaaaaaacaaccccaaagaCACTAACCTCTATATCCGTTTGAAAGTTAAAGAGGTCTATTCTTTGCCAATTGCTTCCATCCAGAGCTAAAACATTCCATgcctacagaaaacaaatacagtttATTTATTACCTCCACTGCCTGCTCCCTTCATTTTCCTCTCAGCAATTCAAACATAACAAACTCAAATATAACAAAATATACAATTTCAggtagcatttttaaaaaagaaatataactgTAGATATTAGTAGTCATACAGTACCAACTActtaaaaacacagaatttgTGGAAATGAATCTCAAATCTCCTGAATGGATTGCACTTCAAAGGCTAATTCATAAAACatgcaggaaaggaagaaattaaacatAAAGTATGTACATGGATGCAGCAAGATTTAAccatccattttttaaaaagcttttgtaaATTTGTCTAATAAGTTACTTTTGCTAGATCTATATGGAGAAAAGTAGCTGCAAATGAGATTCTTTCCAATAAAACCACAGTTCTTCAACCTCACTAGTTACTATTCTGAGAGGAACAGCAACCTTTCAGAAAACTGCTGACTTTCCACTGTTGGGATCAGGCCTTTCCTTTACACATGCTAAGTTAAATGTACGTGTTTGAGAATTTGTCCTTCAATGTCAAAGCAATAATTgttcaaagtaaaacaaaataaaagcaccagagaaacacaaatatgctcagaaaaacagaaaaaggaatacCACATTCAACTGACAGGTAGttctgagagaaaaatacaacttATTCAATCACTTCGGTTTTCTTCCACTGTTTTCTAGGCTTTAGCTGAAGGTTCTAACAAAACCTGATGTTAGTTGACTCACAAAACTTACTGAAGTTAGAGTGATATGGGTATAGGAATGAACCAGTTACGCACTTAATTATacattaaaacaagcaaaaagacCCCAATAAAaacaacaagcaaacaaaaaacctaatCCTCATTAAGGTagaaaagcatgaaataaaaaagttctTTCATGTTGTATAAGAATATACTTCACTGTAAACACCTGATGTAGGAACAGaatattattcattttaattcaagaaaaaaaaaaaatcaagatgagCTAAACATAAAAGCTTACTTAACATGCTTTCTATTATCTTCTGTGTGCCTTTTCCCCTCTACTGGTAGTCCAGCTACTTAACACCTTTTGTACTTGGCAAGCAAACTATGGACATACTTCTTAAACACATGGTGCACATTAACTTAACTACGTGgaattttaagcagaaaatgcGTCTGAAAAATAGTGTTATACAGCCACATGctttat comes from the Haliaeetus albicilla chromosome 2, bHalAlb1.1, whole genome shotgun sequence genome and includes:
- the FBXL2 gene encoding F-box/LRR-repeat protein 2 isoform X1, with the translated sequence MVFSSNDEALINKKLPKELLLRIFSFLDIVTLCRCAQVSKAWNVLALDGSNWQRIDLFNFQTDIEGRVVENISKRCGGFLRQLSLRGCLGVGDSSLKTFAQNCRNIEHLNLNGCTKITDSTCYSLSRFCSKLKHLDLTSCVAITNSSLKGLSEGCRNLEHLNLSWCDQITKDGIEALVKGCSGLKALFLRGCTQLEDEALKHIQNHCHELVILNLQSCTQISDEGIVKICRGCHRLQSLCVSGCSNLTDASLTALGLNCPRLKILEAARCSHLTDAGFTLLARNCHELEKMDLEECVLITDSTLIQLSIHCPKLQALSLSHCELITDDGILHLSNSTCGHERLQVLELDNCLLITDVTLEHLENCHNLERIELYDCQQVTRAGIKRIRAHLPHVKVHAYFAPVTPPPSVGGSGQRLCRCCIIL